A segment of the Nitrosospira briensis C-128 genome:
TGCCGGGTTCGGTATTGGCAAAAGAAAACGGTGCTACACAACGAATCGCGCATGTCGACGACGATCCGGATATTCGCGATACTGTGAGGCGTATTCTCGATGCAAATGGATATACAGTCGATAGCTATCAGACGATGAGTGATTTCATCGCTTCGCTGCTGAAGAATCCCGCGAGTCCACCTGATCTGGCGATCCTCGATGTAATGGTTGAATCGATGGACTCGGGGCTGGAAGCCTATGTGGAACTCCGAAAACATTTTCCTGAGCTGCACATGATATTCATGACCTCTCTCGGCGAGGAAATCCGTCCTTATTTCACTGGAATATCCGACGAATGGATTTTAATCGTGGAAAAACCTGTTGACGCGATCAGCTTTTTATCGATTGTTCGTCATCGACTGGATGCCGCTGCGTAATCTCGAATTTCCAGCAGATTCTTCCTGCGGAATTTAACATGGCGATTGCCGAATT
Coding sequences within it:
- a CDS encoding response regulator, with protein sequence MHAPTQRLETDKLPGQLPGSVLAKENGATQRIAHVDDDPDIRDTVRRILDANGYTVDSYQTMSDFIASLLKNPASPPDLAILDVMVESMDSGLEAYVELRKHFPELHMIFMTSLGEEIRPYFTGISDEWILIVEKPVDAISFLSIVRHRLDAAA